A genomic segment from Hemitrygon akajei chromosome 27, sHemAka1.3, whole genome shotgun sequence encodes:
- the LOC140717050 gene encoding interleukin-10-like codes for MKSVTAILCTLINIQCWCYSISHTHHRCFNYAVFPAHIEELRTSYQHIKNHFQRKDDNIKITLLERQGLPGIRDKHSCQFLKEMLNFYLKDVIPAAKTNKRIINKHISKIGNALHELNENVQNCHHFFNCELCSCNRSSYFKNIHQTFKQLQMKGVYKAMGELNAFIDWIWNYINLRRH; via the exons ATGAAGAGCGTGACTGCGATATTGTGTACACTGATTAACATTCAGTGCTGGTGCTACAGCATAAGCCACACGCATCATCGCTGCTTTAATTATGCTGTGTTTCCTGCTCACATCGAAGAACTCAGAACTTCTTATCAACATATAAAGAACCATTTT CAAAGAAAAGATGACAATATTAAGATAACATTGCTGGAAAGACAAGGTCTGCCAGGAATCAGG GATAAGCACAGCTGCCAGTTCCTGAAGGAGATGCTGAACTTCTACCTCAAGGATGTAATCCCTGCAGCCAAGACCAACAAAAGGATAATCAACAAACACATCAGTAAAATTGGGAATGCCTTGCATGAGCTGAACGAGAATGTGCAAAACTGT CATCATTTCTTCAACTGCGAACTGTGCAGCTGCAACCGAAGTTCCTACTTCAAGAACATACATCAGACATTCAAGCAG TTACAGATGAAAGGCGTGTACAAAGCAATGGGAGAACTTAACGCCTTCATTGACTGGATTTGGAATTACATAAACTTGAGACGACATTAA